The Bryobacteraceae bacterium genome includes a window with the following:
- a CDS encoding LacI family transcriptional regulator, giving the protein MSLEEVAKRAGVSTATVSRVLNNLDIVRPATRAKVLKAIAELNYQPNLHARTLAGGRSNTIGMIASNLENPFFFDVFRSLEAQARQHGYEVVVAHTDYDPERLVRSVRLMIGRRVAGLAVVVSEMDPALMKELQASKTPCVFYDVGKPQERMTNIRVNYRRGIERLVEYLHDLGHCRFAFVGHHSTLGPTSERETAFLASVKKFAPAVEWRTEADRDGFEGGRMAALRILAGGFAPTAFICVNDIMAVGVLRALREKGLRVPEDVSVTGFDNIRLAEFCEPPLTTVHIPRDEIGRLAFAALIPDKEMPNVSGQEIVIEPEVVLRASTAKTKR; this is encoded by the coding sequence ATGAGTCTTGAGGAAGTTGCCAAACGCGCGGGCGTTTCCACTGCAACGGTTTCCCGTGTTCTGAACAATCTAGACATCGTGCGCCCGGCGACGCGGGCAAAAGTGCTGAAGGCCATCGCCGAGCTGAATTATCAGCCCAATCTGCACGCGCGAACCCTGGCCGGGGGGCGCAGCAACACGATCGGCATGATCGCGTCGAATCTGGAGAATCCATTCTTCTTCGACGTGTTCCGGTCGCTGGAGGCGCAGGCGCGGCAGCACGGCTACGAAGTCGTGGTGGCGCACACGGACTACGATCCGGAACGTCTGGTGCGGAGCGTGCGGCTGATGATCGGGCGCCGCGTGGCGGGGCTGGCGGTGGTGGTGTCGGAGATGGATCCCGCCCTGATGAAGGAACTGCAGGCTTCCAAAACGCCGTGCGTGTTCTACGACGTGGGCAAACCGCAGGAGCGGATGACCAACATCCGCGTGAATTACCGGCGCGGCATCGAGCGGCTGGTGGAATATCTGCATGATCTCGGGCATTGCCGGTTCGCGTTCGTGGGCCACCACTCGACGCTGGGACCGACGAGCGAGCGCGAAACGGCCTTTCTGGCGAGCGTGAAGAAATTCGCTCCCGCGGTGGAGTGGCGCACGGAGGCGGACCGGGATGGATTCGAAGGCGGAAGGATGGCGGCGTTGCGGATTCTGGCCGGCGGGTTCGCGCCAACGGCGTTCATCTGCGTGAACGACATCATGGCGGTGGGCGTGCTCCGGGCTCTGCGGGAGAAGGGGCTGCGCGTGCCGGAGGATGTTTCCGTGACGGGCTTCGACAATATCCGTCTGGCGGAATTCTGCGAGCCGCCGCTGACGACGGTTCACATTCCCCGGGACGAGATCGGACGGCTGGCGTTCGCCGCGCTGATTCCCGATAAGGAGATGCCGAACGTCTCCGGGCAGGAGATC
- a CDS encoding amidohydrolase gives MRSVRRREFLAALLAPAAPAAFAIDSHVHFYDPARPQGVPWPPAEDRLLYRTVMPAELRDLARPCGVAGVIVIEASPWLEDNQWLLDLAAREPFILAVVGRLDPADSDFPGHLRRFAANPLFRGIRLGHAALSSPRIPSALRLLDRLGLSLDLLGGTDMLDHAEYLARQFPRLRIIIDHMPFDEPLPRELRLRLRARRNLYCKISHLPRRRGDEPILDPAFYKPLLDPLIDTFGETRVVFGSNWPVSDRVAPYGAAFEILVPYFRNLGDAASGRFFYRNAESFYRPPRRAQPSVSITA, from the coding sequence ATGAGAAGCGTGCGCAGGCGCGAATTTCTCGCCGCTCTCCTGGCGCCCGCCGCCCCCGCGGCCTTCGCCATCGACTCCCACGTCCACTTCTACGACCCCGCCCGCCCGCAGGGCGTCCCCTGGCCGCCCGCCGAGGACCGCCTTCTGTACCGCACGGTGATGCCCGCGGAACTGCGGGACCTCGCCCGCCCCTGCGGTGTCGCCGGCGTCATCGTCATCGAGGCCAGCCCGTGGCTCGAGGACAATCAGTGGCTGCTCGACCTCGCCGCCCGCGAGCCCTTCATCCTCGCCGTCGTCGGACGCCTCGACCCTGCTGATTCGGACTTTCCCGGCCATCTGCGCCGCTTCGCCGCCAATCCGCTCTTCCGCGGCATCCGCCTCGGCCACGCGGCGCTGTCGTCTCCGCGTATTCCCTCCGCGCTGCGGCTCCTCGATCGGCTGGGTCTTTCCCTGGACCTGCTCGGCGGCACGGACATGCTCGACCACGCCGAGTACCTCGCCCGCCAGTTCCCGCGGCTGCGGATCATCATCGATCACATGCCTTTCGACGAGCCTTTGCCGCGCGAACTCCGCCTCCGCCTGCGCGCACGCCGCAACCTGTATTGCAAGATCTCCCACCTCCCGCGACGCCGCGGCGATGAACCCATCCTCGACCCAGCCTTCTACAAGCCGCTGCTGGATCCGCTCATCGACACCTTCGGCGAAACGCGCGTCGTGTTCGGCAGCAACTGGCCCGTCTCAGACCGCGTGGCGCCGTACGGCGCGGCTTTCGAAATTCTTGTCCCGTATTTCCGCAACCTCGGCGATGCCGCGTCTGGGCGCTTCTTCTACAGGAACGCGGAAAGCTTCTACCGCCCGCCGCGGCGAGCGCAGCCGTCTGTTTCCATCACGGCGTGA